One Mucilaginibacter ginkgonis genomic region harbors:
- the uvrB gene encoding excinuclease ABC subunit UvrB produces MDFKLSSQYTPSGDQPQAIQQLVEGVNTGDNYQTLLGVTGSGKTFTIANVIEQTQKPTLVLSHNKTLAAQLYGEFKQFFPENAVNYFVSYYDYYQPEAYIPTSNTYIEKDLQINDEIEKLRLRTTSALMAGRRDVIVVSSISCIYGMGNPEDFANSVFKFAVGTRISRNAFLHRLVEILYSRTTSEFKRGTFRVKGDTVDIYPAYLDYAYRVSFYGDDIEELSSFDPSNGKTIEKMPNMILFPANLYVAPRDRFTKSIWSIQEELEMRKQQFIDEKRFLEAKRLEERVNYDLEMIRELGYCSGIENYSRFFDGRKPGARPFCLLDYFPDDYLMVIDESHVTVPQIRAMYGGDRSRKISLVEYGFRLPAALDNRPLNFQEFERLAPQTIYVSATPGDFELEKSEGVVVEQVIRPTGLLDPVIEIRPVINQVDDLLDEVDKTIKMGDRVLVTTLTKRMAEELAKYMDRLNIKVRWIHSEVKTLERVEILRGLRLGTFDVLIGINLLREGLDLPEVSLVAILDADKEGFLRSERSLIQTIGRAARNDHGRVIMYADTITDSMQITIDETNRRRDKQIAYNLDNGIVPKTVGKTKEAIIEQTSVMDFKGGVQRPYIEEENIASMAADPIVQYMSKADLKKAIDNTKKEMLAAAKDMDFLQAAKLRDEMFALEKQLQEK; encoded by the coding sequence ATGGATTTTAAATTAAGTTCACAATACACGCCCTCGGGCGATCAGCCGCAGGCGATACAACAACTGGTTGAAGGTGTCAACACGGGCGACAATTACCAGACGCTTTTAGGTGTCACCGGCTCAGGTAAAACATTTACCATTGCCAATGTAATTGAGCAAACGCAAAAACCAACTTTGGTTCTAAGCCACAATAAAACCCTTGCTGCGCAATTGTATGGCGAGTTTAAGCAATTCTTCCCGGAGAACGCGGTGAACTATTTTGTATCTTACTACGACTATTACCAGCCCGAGGCTTATATACCCACCTCTAACACTTACATAGAAAAAGACCTGCAGATAAACGACGAGATCGAGAAACTTCGTTTGCGTACTACATCGGCATTAATGGCCGGCCGAAGGGACGTGATCGTGGTATCATCCATTTCGTGCATTTATGGTATGGGTAACCCCGAGGACTTTGCAAATTCGGTGTTCAAGTTCGCGGTTGGTACCCGCATTAGCCGCAATGCTTTTCTGCACCGGTTGGTTGAGATCTTGTACTCGCGTACCACTTCCGAGTTTAAGCGTGGTACGTTTCGGGTTAAGGGTGATACCGTTGATATTTATCCTGCCTATCTTGACTATGCTTATCGTGTTTCATTTTACGGCGATGATATTGAAGAGCTAAGCAGTTTTGATCCGTCTAACGGTAAGACCATCGAGAAAATGCCGAACATGATCTTGTTCCCGGCAAACTTGTACGTGGCTCCTCGCGACAGGTTCACCAAGTCTATCTGGTCTATACAGGAAGAGTTAGAGATGCGCAAGCAGCAGTTCATTGATGAAAAACGTTTCCTTGAAGCTAAGCGCCTTGAAGAAAGGGTGAACTATGATCTGGAGATGATCCGCGAGTTGGGTTACTGCTCGGGCATCGAGAATTACTCGCGCTTTTTTGACGGGCGCAAGCCCGGTGCACGGCCTTTCTGCCTGCTGGATTATTTCCCCGATGACTACCTGATGGTGATAGATGAGAGCCACGTAACCGTTCCGCAAATACGGGCGATGTATGGTGGTGACAGGTCGCGGAAGATATCCTTAGTAGAATACGGTTTCCGTTTACCGGCCGCGCTCGACAACCGCCCTTTGAACTTTCAGGAATTTGAGAGACTTGCACCACAAACTATTTATGTGAGTGCTACCCCCGGCGATTTTGAATTAGAAAAGTCTGAGGGTGTGGTGGTTGAACAGGTAATACGCCCTACAGGTTTGTTGGATCCTGTAATTGAGATTCGCCCGGTGATAAACCAGGTGGATGATCTTTTGGATGAAGTTGATAAAACCATCAAAATGGGCGACCGTGTTCTGGTTACTACCTTGACCAAACGTATGGCCGAAGAGTTAGCCAAATACATGGACCGCCTGAATATCAAAGTGCGCTGGATACACTCGGAAGTGAAAACTTTAGAGCGGGTTGAGATACTGCGCGGCCTTCGCCTGGGTACTTTTGATGTACTGATTGGCATAAACTTGTTAAGGGAAGGTTTGGATTTACCTGAAGTATCCCTAGTTGCTATCCTGGATGCGGATAAGGAGGGTTTCCTGCGCTCGGAACGATCTTTAATACAAACTATTGGCCGTGCCGCCCGTAACGATCATGGGCGCGTTATCATGTATGCAGATACCATTACAGACAGTATGCAGATCACCATCGATGAGACTAACCGCCGCCGGGATAAGCAAATAGCCTACAATTTGGATAACGGCATTGTGCCGAAAACAGTTGGCAAAACCAAGGAGGCAATCATAGAGCAAACTTCTGTTATGGACTTTAAAGGCGGTGTGCAGCGCCCTTACATCGAAGAGGAAAACATCGCCAGCATGGCCGCCGACCCGATTGTGCAGTACATGAGCAAAGCCGATCTGAAAAAAGCAATAGACAACACCAAAAAAGAAATGCTTGCCGCGGCCAAGGACATGGACTTTTTGCAAGCCGCCAAACTGCGCGACGAAATGTTCGCACTAGAGAAACAATTGCAGGAAAAGTAG
- a CDS encoding DoxX family protein, translating into MSKFKAIHLFRIGLGVDMFMHGLVRIPKLEAFVAKSSKPFAETILPNAFVSGFLHVLPFLEAITGILILLGGRLSRVGYILGGLIVSALIFGTTLHEDWNLAGQQLIYIIAFAMAVWLFDHDKPTEPQN; encoded by the coding sequence ATGAGCAAGTTTAAAGCCATACACCTGTTTCGCATTGGGTTAGGCGTAGATATGTTTATGCATGGCTTGGTACGTATCCCTAAGTTAGAAGCATTCGTTGCAAAATCATCTAAGCCATTTGCAGAAACTATTTTGCCGAACGCATTTGTAAGCGGCTTTCTGCATGTGCTGCCATTCCTGGAAGCAATTACGGGTATACTGATCTTGTTAGGTGGCAGGTTGAGCCGCGTAGGTTATATCCTCGGCGGGCTAATCGTAAGCGCTTTGATCTTCGGCACCACCTTACATGAAGACTGGAACCTTGCAGGCCAGCAGCTCATATACATTATTGCGTTCGCTATGGCGGTGTGGTTGTTTGACCATGATAAGCCAACAGAGCCCCAAAATTAG
- a CDS encoding DUF4834 family protein encodes MLLIRFLIISICILYIIRALVRILLPMLFQGMVNKAQQQHNAQQRQYQQRQQPTGKIKVDHIPPVQKSKIPDSEGDFVDYEEVK; translated from the coding sequence ATGCTTTTGATCCGTTTTCTGATCATTTCAATCTGTATACTTTATATTATCCGCGCTTTGGTTCGCATACTTTTGCCAATGCTTTTCCAAGGCATGGTTAATAAAGCGCAACAGCAGCATAATGCACAACAGCGCCAATATCAGCAACGCCAACAACCCACAGGTAAAATAAAGGTGGATCATATTCCGCCGGTGCAAAAAAGCAAGATACCGGATTCTGAAGGCGACTTTGTGGATTACGAAGAGGTAAAATAA
- a CDS encoding YfhO family protein — protein sequence MGNWFKRNGIHFAIAGIFLAICFFYFTPAFQGKTLGQNDVTRAQSTQKEIMDYRAKDITILWTNQILGGMPAYQIWAPYASNITTHVITGLRTVFPTPIDTVMLFLLGAYLLFCVLKLNPWLAAAGAIAVTFSTYNFILLLAGHSNQAYAIAFFAPIVAAVIMTFRGRYFMGGALLALFLAMEIRANHIQMTYYLLIALLLLVGFELYNAYRNKTMPAFVKSIAYVGGAIVLALAVNASILWSTAEYSGDSYRGKSNLTSKTEPTNGLDKEYAFQWSEGVGETMTVLVPNLYGSSTGLGMLDENSELVKTLAAKGLPGDQIGGFMQQLPGVGISTYWGDKQFTEGPFYFGAIVCFLFVFGLLIVRNRIKWWLLAAIVLSILLSWGRNLSFLSDFFFHYFPLYNKFRAVESIMVIAALCFPIMAYLAVSEVITNTDKTYLFSKLKIALYIVGGITLLLIATPDTFFSFRTAQHQQIIDYLTQALKGDSGLASDIGKAIISDRISLARMDAIRTLIFVLLTFGLMWALIKQKLNVMICSIILLVLTLFDFWQVDKRYLKESSFVDKQEATAPQPREVDQFIQRDKDPDFRVIDLTQPLMQDAVTPYFYKSVGGYSAARLKRYDELVTNQFSKSLNQDVLDMLNVKYVINADPKTNNLAMQVNPNACGHAWFVKSVRYVANSDQEMQVISAFSPKDEAIVDKKYRSLIDEKQQSQDPNGSITLTSYNPDHMVYQSGTTATMVAVFSEVYYDKGWKMLIDGKEHPYFRADYLLRAAQIPVGNHKIEFVFHPASYYTGEGISLAGSILLVLALGGAAYTENRKKPVTGRTEDKR from the coding sequence ATGGGCAATTGGTTTAAGCGGAATGGCATACATTTCGCCATAGCGGGAATTTTTTTAGCAATTTGTTTCTTTTATTTTACACCGGCATTTCAAGGTAAAACCCTTGGCCAAAATGACGTAACCCGCGCGCAGTCCACTCAAAAAGAGATAATGGACTACAGGGCAAAAGACATCACCATATTATGGACCAACCAGATACTGGGTGGTATGCCTGCTTATCAGATCTGGGCGCCTTACGCCAGTAACATTACCACACATGTAATAACCGGGCTAAGAACCGTGTTCCCTACTCCGATAGATACAGTTATGCTGTTTTTATTAGGTGCTTATCTTTTATTCTGCGTTTTAAAGCTTAATCCATGGCTTGCTGCCGCAGGCGCCATCGCGGTAACATTCTCGACTTACAATTTTATTCTGCTATTGGCCGGCCACTCTAACCAGGCTTATGCGATCGCGTTTTTCGCGCCTATTGTTGCCGCGGTGATCATGACCTTTAGGGGCCGCTACTTTATGGGCGGTGCATTGCTGGCCTTGTTTCTGGCGATGGAAATAAGGGCTAACCACATACAAATGACGTACTACCTGTTAATAGCTTTGCTGCTGTTAGTAGGTTTTGAACTGTATAACGCTTACCGCAATAAAACAATGCCCGCGTTTGTTAAGTCGATAGCTTATGTGGGCGGCGCCATTGTTTTAGCTTTAGCTGTGAACGCGTCTATCTTGTGGAGTACTGCTGAATACAGCGGCGACAGTTACCGCGGTAAATCCAACCTTACCAGCAAAACCGAACCCACCAACGGTTTAGATAAGGAATACGCTTTTCAATGGAGTGAAGGTGTGGGCGAAACCATGACTGTTTTGGTGCCAAACCTTTATGGCAGCAGCACCGGTTTGGGTATGCTGGATGAAAACTCGGAGTTGGTGAAAACCCTTGCCGCTAAAGGCTTGCCGGGTGACCAGATAGGCGGCTTTATGCAGCAACTACCGGGCGTAGGCATATCAACGTATTGGGGCGATAAGCAATTTACAGAAGGTCCGTTTTATTTTGGCGCCATAGTTTGTTTCCTATTTGTTTTCGGTTTGCTTATTGTTCGCAATCGCATCAAATGGTGGCTGCTTGCCGCAATTGTTTTAAGCATCCTGCTTTCGTGGGGGCGTAACTTATCTTTCCTTTCAGACTTTTTCTTCCACTATTTCCCGCTGTACAATAAGTTCAGGGCGGTAGAGTCGATCATGGTAATAGCTGCGCTGTGTTTCCCTATAATGGCCTATCTGGCAGTCAGCGAAGTAATAACCAATACTGACAAAACATACCTGTTCAGTAAGCTAAAGATCGCTTTGTATATCGTTGGTGGTATCACTTTACTATTGATCGCGACTCCTGATACTTTCTTCTCATTCCGCACTGCACAGCATCAGCAAATAATTGATTATTTAACGCAAGCGCTTAAAGGCGACAGCGGCCTGGCGTCAGATATCGGTAAGGCTATCATCAGCGACCGTATCTCGCTGGCGCGTATGGATGCCATTCGCACACTGATATTTGTATTGTTGACCTTTGGGCTGATGTGGGCGTTGATCAAACAGAAATTGAACGTGATGATCTGTTCTATCATCCTACTGGTATTAACCCTGTTTGATTTCTGGCAGGTAGACAAACGTTATCTAAAGGAGAGCAGCTTTGTTGACAAACAAGAGGCAACAGCACCACAGCCACGTGAGGTAGACCAGTTTATTCAGCGCGATAAAGATCCCGATTTCAGGGTGATTGACCTTACACAGCCATTGATGCAGGATGCTGTAACGCCTTACTTCTATAAATCTGTAGGCGGTTACTCTGCAGCAAGGCTAAAACGATATGACGAATTGGTAACGAACCAATTCAGCAAAAGCCTGAATCAGGATGTTTTGGATATGCTGAACGTGAAGTACGTGATCAATGCAGACCCCAAAACAAACAACCTTGCCATGCAGGTTAATCCAAATGCTTGCGGCCACGCCTGGTTTGTAAAAAGCGTACGTTATGTGGCAAATTCAGACCAGGAGATGCAGGTGATCAGCGCGTTCTCACCGAAAGACGAAGCTATTGTTGACAAGAAATACCGTTCATTGATAGATGAGAAACAGCAGTCGCAAGACCCTAATGGTTCTATTACACTTACCAGCTATAACCCCGACCATATGGTTTACCAGAGCGGTACTACTGCCACTATGGTAGCTGTATTCTCTGAAGTGTATTATGACAAAGGCTGGAAAATGCTGATCGATGGTAAAGAGCACCCTTATTTCCGTGCAGATTACTTATTGCGTGCCGCGCAGATACCTGTGGGCAACCATAAGATAGAGTTTGTTTTCCACCCGGCATCTTATTACACCGGCGAAGGCATCTCTTTAGCAGGATCAATCCTGTTAGTGTTAGCACTTGGCGGTGCTGCTTACACTGAGAACCGCAAGAAACCGGTAACCGGAAGGACTGAGGATAAGAGATAA
- a CDS encoding M28 family peptidase, producing MKKLLIGALAITFANCTHAQPNPTAEKFAKYITPEDAKKHLSIIASDAFEGRETGKHGADLAANYIAEQFKALGLQAPVKGSYFLDIPLISTAGKVDGFTANGKPLAYGKDFGATVTSSGDVKTSEIVFLGYATAADLASADIKGKVVLYIADDKEPVAGESMRQVRTRRQKTIRSIQEKMPALILGYSVNAYTRGTNGAERLTINKGKTAPAQPTVFSINTLAADAILSASGKTLAQLKEVPQVATLKADLNANYQLITKDVKAVDVCGYLPGSDPKLKDEVLVFSAHYDHIGMLPEGTPGDRINNGADDDGSGTTGILEIARAFTQAKKQGHGPRRSILFLGNVGEEKGLLGSEYYSDHPVFPLANTITDLNIDMIGRRDPSHEGKPDYCYLIGSDKLSTTLHKISENANNTYTKLAVDYKYNDPKDPEQIYYRSDHYNFARYGVPIVFYFDGVHADYHKVSDEVDKIDFPLLAKRAQLVFYTGWDLANRDTRPVVDVKNDMPSMNE from the coding sequence ATGAAAAAATTACTCATCGGGGCGCTGGCAATAACGTTTGCTAATTGCACCCACGCGCAGCCGAACCCTACGGCAGAAAAATTTGCGAAGTACATTACGCCCGAAGATGCTAAAAAGCACCTAAGCATAATTGCGTCTGACGCTTTTGAAGGCCGCGAAACCGGCAAGCATGGTGCCGATCTTGCTGCTAATTACATCGCAGAGCAATTTAAGGCCTTAGGCTTGCAAGCCCCTGTAAAAGGATCTTATTTTTTAGACATACCGCTTATTTCTACAGCCGGGAAAGTTGATGGCTTTACAGCCAACGGAAAGCCATTAGCGTATGGTAAAGATTTTGGCGCGACGGTAACTTCATCAGGCGATGTTAAGACATCCGAAATCGTATTCTTAGGTTACGCTACCGCTGCTGATCTGGCATCCGCGGATATTAAAGGAAAAGTAGTTTTGTACATCGCTGATGACAAAGAACCAGTTGCAGGCGAATCTATGCGCCAGGTGCGTACGCGTCGCCAAAAAACGATTAGGAGCATTCAGGAAAAAATGCCGGCGTTGATCCTGGGATACAGCGTTAACGCTTATACACGCGGTACAAATGGTGCAGAAAGGTTGACCATCAATAAGGGTAAAACTGCTCCGGCGCAGCCAACCGTGTTTAGTATTAACACCCTCGCTGCTGATGCAATTTTATCGGCAAGCGGTAAAACTTTAGCGCAATTAAAAGAGGTACCGCAGGTAGCAACACTTAAGGCAGACCTGAACGCGAATTACCAATTGATCACCAAAGACGTAAAAGCAGTTGATGTTTGTGGTTACCTGCCGGGCAGCGATCCGAAGTTAAAAGACGAAGTGCTGGTATTTTCTGCTCACTATGACCACATTGGCATGCTGCCTGAAGGTACCCCGGGCGACCGTATCAATAATGGTGCAGATGATGATGGCAGTGGTACAACAGGTATACTCGAAATTGCCCGCGCGTTCACCCAAGCCAAAAAACAGGGACATGGCCCGCGCCGCAGCATTTTGTTTTTAGGAAACGTTGGTGAAGAAAAAGGCTTGCTTGGTTCTGAGTATTATTCAGATCATCCTGTATTTCCATTGGCTAACACGATAACAGATTTGAATATTGACATGATAGGTCGCCGCGACCCATCTCATGAAGGTAAGCCTGATTACTGCTACCTGATAGGTTCTGACAAGTTGAGCACAACCCTGCATAAGATTAGCGAGAATGCCAATAATACCTATACCAAATTAGCTGTAGACTACAAATACAACGATCCAAAAGATCCTGAGCAGATCTATTACCGCTCTGACCATTATAACTTTGCCCGCTACGGTGTGCCTATCGTGTTTTACTTTGACGGCGTACACGCCGATTACCACAAAGTAAGCGACGAAGTGGATAAGATCGATTTCCCACTATTGGCTAAACGCGCGCAGCTGGTATTTTACACAGGTTGGGATTTAGCTAACCGCGACACCCGCCCTGTTGTAGACGTGAAGAACGATATGCCATCAATGAACGAATAA
- the rpiB gene encoding ribose 5-phosphate isomerase B → MKPLSELKLAIGADHAGFDYKQAFIDSLVVAEIKDFGTYSLDSVDYPNFAHPVATAVESGNYDMGILICGSANGVAITANKHQGIRAGLCWNEEVAALVRMHNNANILCIPARFVSLAEATRIANVFLTTDFEGGRHANRVGKISC, encoded by the coding sequence ATGAAACCATTGAGCGAATTGAAACTCGCCATTGGCGCAGACCACGCCGGGTTTGACTACAAACAAGCATTTATAGATTCGCTTGTTGTGGCAGAGATCAAAGACTTTGGCACGTATTCTTTAGATTCTGTAGACTACCCGAATTTCGCCCATCCTGTAGCTACTGCCGTGGAGAGCGGCAACTATGATATGGGCATTCTTATTTGCGGCAGTGCCAATGGCGTAGCTATTACAGCCAACAAACATCAGGGCATCCGCGCAGGACTTTGCTGGAATGAGGAAGTTGCCGCGTTGGTACGCATGCATAACAATGCCAACATACTATGCATACCCGCCCGTTTTGTGTCATTGGCAGAAGCAACCCGGATAGCTAATGTCTTTCTTACAACAGACTTTGAAGGCGGCCGGCATGCTAATAGGGTAGGGAAGATCAGCTGTTAA
- the tatC gene encoding twin-arginine translocase subunit TatC: MSDNKIVKAIKDSTSNMEGEMSFFDHLEALRWHLIRASIAILIFTGFAFAYYDWLFAHVIMAPAHMDFFTYRTMCNLGNWLGTVFKGHKFDFCFSEIHIQLMNTEMAGQFTLQINSALITGITLGIPYLLWELWRFIKPALHDKERKAASGFVGYATLLFICGVLFGYYVITPMSVHFLMGYVVSTDIKNMIDVDSYLSSVTTLTLATGVVFELPIIVYILANLGIMSAKLMRSTRRYAIVVILIIAAIVTPTPDMLTMTVVSIPLFVLYEVGIIVAAQVEKRKLKRAAEVA; encoded by the coding sequence ATGAGCGATAATAAAATAGTAAAGGCCATAAAAGACTCGACCAGTAACATGGAGGGCGAGATGTCGTTCTTTGACCATCTTGAAGCTTTAAGGTGGCACCTGATCAGGGCATCAATAGCCATTCTTATTTTTACAGGTTTCGCTTTTGCTTATTACGATTGGCTATTCGCCCATGTTATTATGGCGCCGGCACACATGGATTTTTTTACCTACCGAACCATGTGCAACCTGGGAAATTGGCTGGGTACAGTTTTTAAAGGCCATAAATTTGACTTTTGTTTTAGTGAAATTCATATTCAATTGATGAATACCGAAATGGCCGGGCAGTTTACATTGCAAATAAACTCCGCTTTAATTACCGGTATTACACTTGGCATTCCGTATTTATTGTGGGAGTTGTGGCGTTTCATAAAGCCGGCACTGCATGATAAAGAACGGAAGGCCGCATCGGGCTTTGTGGGTTACGCGACGCTGCTATTCATTTGTGGTGTTCTGTTTGGGTATTATGTAATTACACCAATGTCTGTCCACTTTTTGATGGGTTATGTAGTGAGCACCGATATTAAAAACATGATCGATGTCGACTCATACTTATCATCTGTAACCACGTTAACTTTAGCTACCGGTGTGGTTTTTGAATTGCCCATAATAGTCTATATTCTGGCAAACCTGGGCATCATGAGCGCTAAATTAATGCGCAGCACCCGGCGGTATGCAATAGTGGTCATTCTGATCATTGCAGCTATTGTTACACCCACCCCTGATATGTTAACAATGACGGTGGTTAGTATCCCGCTTTTTGTACTATATGAGGTAGGCATTATCGTTGCCGCCCAGGTTGAAAAGAGAAAGCTTAAACGCGCCGCGGAAGTTGCATGA
- the accC gene encoding acetyl-CoA carboxylase biotin carboxylase subunit: protein MFKKILIANRGEIALRIIRTCKEMGIKTVAVYSTADRDSLHVRFADEAVCIGPPPSRDSYLNIPNIISAAEVTNADAIHPGYGFLSENAKFSAICAEYNIKFIGATADQINSMGDKASAKATMKKAGVPTIPGSEGLLPDVKTGISIASKMGYPVILKATAGGGGRGMRIVWNDSEFEPAWDSARAESGAAFGNDGLYLEKYVEDPRHIEIQVVGDQFGKVCHLSERDCSIQRRHQKLVEESPSPFMTEKLRKKMGEAAIKGAKAVKYEGAGTIEFLVDKHRNFYFMEMNTRIQVEHPVTEEVINFDLIKEQIKVAAGIPISGKNYEPTMHAIECRINAEDPANNFRPSPGKITNFHSPGGHGVRVDTHVYSGYVIPPNYDSMIAKLICTAQTREEALNTMARALSEFVIEGIKTTIPFHLQLLQDPNFRAGNFTTKFMESFEYSA from the coding sequence ATGTTTAAAAAAATACTGATTGCTAACCGTGGTGAAATTGCCTTGCGTATCATACGTACCTGCAAGGAAATGGGCATTAAAACGGTAGCAGTATATTCAACCGCCGACCGCGACAGCCTGCACGTGCGTTTTGCAGATGAAGCTGTTTGTATAGGCCCTCCGCCAAGCCGCGATTCATACTTGAACATCCCGAATATCATTTCAGCGGCAGAGGTTACCAACGCCGACGCTATTCATCCCGGCTACGGTTTCTTATCAGAAAACGCTAAATTCTCTGCCATCTGTGCAGAATATAATATCAAATTTATCGGTGCAACGGCAGACCAGATCAATAGCATGGGCGACAAAGCTTCGGCTAAAGCAACTATGAAAAAGGCCGGCGTACCAACCATTCCGGGGTCTGAAGGATTACTGCCCGATGTGAAAACCGGCATCTCTATAGCAAGCAAAATGGGTTACCCCGTTATACTTAAAGCTACTGCAGGTGGTGGTGGCCGTGGTATGCGCATTGTATGGAATGACAGCGAATTTGAACCGGCCTGGGACTCGGCTCGTGCCGAATCAGGTGCAGCTTTCGGTAATGATGGCTTGTACCTGGAGAAATATGTAGAAGATCCCCGCCACATTGAGATACAGGTTGTAGGCGACCAGTTCGGTAAGGTTTGTCACCTTTCGGAACGCGATTGCTCTATCCAGCGCCGTCACCAGAAACTGGTAGAAGAATCTCCGTCGCCTTTTATGACAGAGAAACTTCGCAAAAAAATGGGCGAAGCTGCTATTAAAGGCGCTAAAGCTGTAAAATACGAAGGTGCAGGCACCATTGAATTTTTGGTCGACAAACACCGCAACTTCTATTTTATGGAGATGAACACCCGTATCCAGGTAGAGCACCCGGTTACAGAAGAGGTGATCAATTTCGACCTGATAAAAGAGCAGATAAAAGTTGCGGCGGGAATTCCTATCTCCGGTAAAAACTATGAGCCAACTATGCACGCTATAGAGTGCCGTATCAATGCCGAAGACCCTGCAAATAATTTCCGTCCGTCACCGGGTAAGATCACTAATTTCCATTCGCCGGGCGGACATGGTGTAAGGGTAGATACGCACGTTTACAGTGGCTACGTTATTCCACCGAACTATGATTCGATGATAGCTAAGCTTATCTGCACCGCCCAAACCCGCGAGGAAGCATTAAATACCATGGCGCGTGCACTGTCAGAATTTGTCATAGAGGGTATCAAAACAACTATACCTTTTCACCTGCAGTTGCTGCAAGACCCTAACTTTAGGGCCGGTAATTTCACTACTAAGTTTATGGAGAGTTTTGAGTACTCTGCGTAG
- the accB gene encoding acetyl-CoA carboxylase biotin carboxyl carrier protein, producing the protein MDIKQIQDLIRFVSKAGVSEVSIEQKDFKITVKTQQAQTIVNATIPSLPQATQAAAAPQQPQIATAVEHTPAPTDAPAAADVSKYLTIKSPMIGTFYRSSTPEKPSFVNVGDEIKSGTVLCIVEAMKLFNEIESEVSGRIVKVLVENASPVEFDQPLFLVEPM; encoded by the coding sequence ATGGATATTAAACAAATACAAGATCTTATCCGCTTTGTATCGAAGGCAGGCGTAAGTGAAGTTTCCATTGAGCAAAAAGACTTTAAGATAACCGTTAAGACACAGCAGGCACAAACTATTGTAAATGCTACTATACCATCGCTGCCTCAGGCAACACAAGCCGCAGCGGCACCACAGCAACCACAAATTGCAACTGCTGTTGAACATACCCCGGCACCGACCGACGCGCCTGCTGCCGCAGACGTTTCAAAATACCTGACTATAAAATCACCGATGATTGGTACTTTCTACCGCTCATCAACTCCTGAAAAGCCATCTTTTGTAAACGTTGGCGACGAAATAAAATCGGGTACTGTACTATGCATAGTTGAGGCAATGAAATTGTTTAACGAGATAGAATCAGAAGTATCGGGCCGTATTGTAAAAGTACTGGTTGAAAATGCGTCGCCGGTTGAGTTTGACCAGCCGCTGTTTTTAGTTGAACCTATGTAG